DNA sequence from the Vicia villosa cultivar HV-30 ecotype Madison, WI linkage group LG3, Vvil1.0, whole genome shotgun sequence genome:
TGTAAAACCACCATGCTCATCTGGTTCACAAAGTAAGGAAGCAAGGTCATTGCTTAAAATGCCGAATCCCAAAACCATCTCTTTCTTTAGCTGCAAATCAACCCACTCAGGAAGTGCATCCTTCGACAAGTCTTCTCTAAACAGACAAATTCCACAATGACACTCGTGATTAGATAAATTGACTTCAGATGGAAGCTCCCAAGCACAGAATGTTGTGCTAATCTTCGAAAGCTTGGAAGTAATAGAACCTTTCCGAAATGGAACGGCAGGTCCATAGCAGAATACATTGAACTCAGAATTCCAAAATGATCCCAAGATAATGCAAAACCCCATTTCAGAAGCCAACTTAAAATTATCTACCTGTGAGTGAGATCTTAACGTAGCCAAGCTTAACACACTCATGTAACACGGTTCATCAATGTTATGCTTCCATTGCAATATTGGCATCAAAGGCTTCCTTACATCACACAGAACTAAAAGACTACTGGAAGCCACAGTAAAGTAAAAGTCATCAGGACCAGCCCTTGACAAGGCAAGAAACCGCTCGTTTACATTAGGAGCATACATCCGCAATGTCTCAATCTTCATTAAACAAGTCACACTGCATTCTTTCAATCTCAAATCAACTAAAAAAACAGCATCACAACGTGCAACTATCAAAATCCTCGGATGCCAGCTAAATTCACAACTAAGCCAAGCCTTGTTTTCTTCCGAACCGGTCCAATCACTCCATGGTACTCTCAACCTAGTCCCCTTGAAAACATTCATCGAACCTTGAGACTccaaatcaaacaaaaacaacTGTCCACTCTCTAACAAAACCAAACTCTCTTCCGGTATATGAGGACTCCAACAAGCATGCACAACAGTTTCCTTAAACACTTTACTTGTTCCCAAATAAGACATACTAGGACTGTCCATATTCAAATTATGATTCACAGTAAACCAACAAACTGAATAAAGTGAAGAAGCCAACAAATACCCAATAACAAGAGAAGAATCAGAGGCCCCTCCAAGTTCAGAATCAGTAACCGGATTAACTGACATCCGAAAAATTCGGCTCTTTGAACCTGTAGAAGCTCGAAAAACATTACCTTTAACGTCAAGCCGAGTTTCCAACACCGAGTCCTTAACACGCAACATAAAAAACCCGATACTCTCTTCGTTTGCACCGGTTGGGAAGAGAATAACAACATTGGGGCTATCCCGGCACTTGAGGAGATGAATGCGGTTATGAAGGAATTGAGAAACATTGTGGTCAATTACTTCAATGAGAGAATCAAAGAGAGTAGCAATACTGGAAGCAGTGGAAGGGAGAATGGAAGGGTCAGAGGATACAAGGTAGCGTTCTGTTAAGAGATGATGTGGGAGCGAAAGAGAGGGGATTGTGGAAGAGAAAAGATGGGTGAGTGAGTTAGGGTTAGGGTTAAAGAAGATTGGACCAATGGAATGAGGATCAGAGAAAAGAAGAGGAGATACAGTGGATCCACCTACTGGGAATAGCGATTTCCATTCTTCTGAAAATTCTCTTGCCATTGCAACTGATGATAATGATTATTGGCGACGGAGGAGAAGAGACGGTTACGGCGGCGATGGAGGAGAGATAAGAGGCGGTTGTGGCGGCGAGAAGATGGCGGATTAAACCTTATGCTTTGTTCGGTTTAAAGAAGGAAGTGGGAGATGAAAGAAAGTGAGAggaaaaaatagtatataaatatTTGCAAATTATTCCTGTTTATAAGTAAAAATTATACACTAGTATTTAGTGTCGTGTGAGGCAcggattaattattttttaaataaaaaatttgattttaaaaatatttataatttacaaattttacaTATAGTTAGATTACTATTGTATATAGATAAAATtcattgttattaataatatacataaaaaagtttacttaactaatttttttttaaattataaaataatttggacatttctaatatattaaaaatttgtgtaagttttaaaaaaacttaactcGCTAAATAACTGTATCAACAATTGATTTTTCacacttataaaaatatttgcaaattattcctgtttataaaaataattgtatcatcagttgaatttttcctatttataaaaatatttataacttattatagtttataataataattgtatcaacaataagcatttttatgtttataaaaatatttgtaacttttttttcatttatataattgaattaatatCTTGGAAGGAGATATTATaaactaatatattatttaaaagtaAATCATATTATGatacattataaaataatatataaaatatactatactaaaaataaactataaacaaaaatacaatataaaataatatataaaatatagtaaataaactataaatattaaatttgaggtaaaaaataattttaattactaTACTAAAAATTTGAGGTagttatgaaaattttaaaagcaCAATTATCAAAATGTTCCAATAaatcatatttataataaatgtAATAAATCTATACAAATCTatacaattataaaaatatataattattgattttatttgattaattagatcatataatatttataaaataaatattaaagttattagtattattatcaaatattgaatattagaaTTTCGAAgatatttttgagaaatttttttTAGATCTACATTTTTGAGAAGTTAAAAAATAGCATGCGTGCAAAGTAAGTTTGTTCCTTCTCTTTAGCAGCctctttcatcatttttttttggttacaaTCACTGCATAACATAAAACTCATTTGAAAAAATTACTAAAACccctaaaattaaacaaaatccaTTAACGATAATTAAAAATACTACAAAAGTCACAATATATCAtcattaaagtattttaaaaataagtaacaatgaaaaataatttaataaggattgatattaataaaaacattatttaatatagtaataattaaaaatagcacGTAGTCTAGTATGTTGACACGTGCAAACTTGCAAAAATACTCATTTTACTTTTTTGTATTGTATAATAAACTTCTAATCATAATTGAATTTAATAAAACTCTCATAATCAAATATTTAcgataaataaaaatcaaattaagtatgatatattatacattttatttaagatatgaatagtttttttttattcataatttttttagaatattttatttaagatatgaatagttttttttattcataatttttttttgaatatcaatCAATTATATCATATAACGCATAAGTTATTCATAAATTTAgtcattttaatttaaaatatcaactaatttaattagtaaatataaacaatcattattatattaaaatgaaattaattcaattttcaaCTACTAAAATCCTCATTTggctaataattaaaatttatttttcactataccaaatttttaaaattggaaACCCTTTAAATTAATAATGCACATCTatccataattttaattaaattaaatataaaccaCAACCATAATTTTCCATAAA
Encoded proteins:
- the LOC131658337 gene encoding uncharacterized protein LOC131658337; the encoded protein is MAREFSEEWKSLFPVGGSTVSPLLFSDPHSIGPIFFNPNPNSLTHLFSSTIPSLSLPHHLLTERYLVSSDPSILPSTASSIATLFDSLIEVIDHNVSQFLHNRIHLLKCRDSPNVVILFPTGANEESIGFFMLRVKDSVLETRLDVKGNVFRASTGSKSRIFRMSVNPVTDSELGGASDSSLVIGYLLASSLYSVCWFTVNHNLNMDSPSMSYLGTSKVFKETVVHACWSPHIPEESLVLLESGQLFLFDLESQGSMNVFKGTRLRVPWSDWTGSEENKAWLSCEFSWHPRILIVARCDAVFLVDLRLKECSVTCLMKIETLRMYAPNVNERFLALSRAGPDDFYFTVASSSLLVLCDVRKPLMPILQWKHNIDEPCYMSVLSLATLRSHSQVDNFKLASEMGFCIILGSFWNSEFNVFCYGPAVPFRKGSITSKLSKISTTFCAWELPSEVNLSNHECHCGICLFREDLSKDALPEWVDLQLKKEMVLGFGILSNDLASLLCEPDEHGGFTLVRITSSGRFELQRYHASWSLARKLEGRHEADLCTESHLLNPRSVKENKSAELHYLKLDYLRAYANGNLAQIVTTKLDKAYSNDQEEAPFSSEVHELLCKKLNACGLGHSRSSPAITSIFNDVKLPASFHEVALRKLWTDLPLELLQLAFMSYSECREINGFNQTRVPLEFLAVPDLPQLPPFFSRKPSPHSDNDIVGPVIPFPVLLVINEVRYGYSDLGSDGFSVEAELDLKYKEVMQVANEIAASSHSSMPHDDHAVSLAEENEDPWADSSKPKPFSTYRPIALTFSDTDSVQGKRSSTNKIYESFIFHVSDKSCKQTESESVGAEMFDDLCPIELRFDAPEKKFEDQSLKAYTYLKKKMSRWHEEFDLYKEFCIQSGFEKAVNS